In the genome of Coraliomargarita algicola, one region contains:
- a CDS encoding LemA family protein: MIPTLIVLAVFLGIPLLYLVLTYNGLVAIRNHIRDAWANIDTELKRRYDLIPNLVKTTKAYAKHESETLEKVIALRNQCRANTGSPGQQATTEKLLVSSLNGLFALAENYPDLKANTNFLQLQSELVNTEDRIQAARRFYNGNVRDYRNKAQSFPSNIVANMFGFPAEAEEFFEVDPVEREPVKVSF; this comes from the coding sequence ATGATTCCGACGCTCATTGTCCTCGCCGTTTTCTTAGGTATTCCACTGCTCTATCTGGTGCTTACCTACAATGGATTGGTCGCGATTCGGAACCATATCCGTGATGCATGGGCCAATATCGATACGGAATTGAAGCGTCGTTACGACTTGATCCCGAACCTCGTGAAAACGACGAAGGCCTACGCCAAGCACGAGAGCGAGACCTTGGAAAAAGTCATTGCGTTGCGGAATCAGTGCCGAGCCAACACCGGTTCGCCCGGCCAGCAGGCGACGACTGAGAAGCTGCTGGTTTCTAGTCTGAATGGTCTTTTTGCACTAGCAGAGAATTACCCCGACCTCAAGGCGAACACAAATTTCCTCCAACTGCAATCAGAGCTGGTGAATACCGAAGACCGCATACAAGCAGCGCGTCGCTTTTACAACGGCAACGTGCGGGATTACCGCAACAAGGCGCAGTCTTTTCCCAGTAATATCGTAGCCAATATGTTTGGCTTTCCGGCGGAGGCGGAAGAGTTCTTTGAGGTTGATCCCGTGGAGCGCGAGCCGGTCAAAGTGTCCTTTTAA
- a CDS encoding ankyrin repeat domain-containing protein — protein MEPSLKDGIWVAHSLKFPQRMLEIRLSPKLEAAGVRRASLSDQRLFRYRRTSPGLYRTVGFQLASNEGTSTIYDASYELREGQFHRLPKTNVKKDHYVGLVLDYEPGRLTVAKSEERMIKVYSGNYFEPLLEDALFSAIREGNVAALQLDGVAVDDVYNPLGRTPLYQAASLGNLEMVKALLAAGASPDTCNVNERMRTPIYAAILKSELEILKLLLAAGANPNVQDSQGRTPLHVAADSCGEYRQLVRVLLAADVDLSLASTRGETAQGELERRSKNFLKLFKQELKESKLKSAK, from the coding sequence GTGGAGCCATCTCTGAAGGATGGCATTTGGGTGGCGCATTCATTGAAATTCCCGCAGCGGATGTTGGAAATACGTTTGAGTCCGAAACTGGAAGCCGCCGGTGTGCGGCGTGCGTCACTCAGTGATCAACGACTTTTTCGTTATCGGAGGACCTCTCCCGGTCTTTACCGTACGGTGGGCTTCCAGCTGGCTTCAAACGAGGGGACTTCAACTATTTATGATGCGAGCTACGAATTGCGTGAGGGGCAGTTTCACCGCTTACCAAAGACGAATGTTAAGAAAGATCACTATGTGGGGCTCGTTCTGGATTATGAGCCTGGACGGCTCACCGTTGCGAAGAGTGAGGAGCGAATGATAAAGGTTTATTCTGGGAATTACTTTGAGCCGTTGTTGGAGGATGCGCTTTTTAGCGCGATTCGTGAGGGGAATGTCGCGGCCCTTCAGTTGGATGGGGTGGCGGTCGATGATGTGTATAACCCTCTTGGGCGAACGCCGCTCTATCAGGCAGCTTCGCTGGGGAATTTGGAGATGGTGAAGGCATTGTTGGCGGCAGGGGCTTCTCCCGATACGTGTAATGTGAATGAGCGAATGCGCACGCCGATCTATGCGGCGATTCTTAAGAGTGAGTTGGAGATTTTGAAGTTACTCCTTGCTGCGGGGGCGAATCCTAATGTTCAGGATAGTCAGGGGCGCACGCCACTGCACGTGGCTGCGGACAGCTGTGGAGAATACCGTCAACTGGTTCGTGTTTTGTTGGCGGCGGATGTGGATTTATCGTTGGCCAGTACGCGCGGCGAGACTGCTCAGGGTGAATTGGAGCGGCGCTCAAAGAACTTTCTTAAGCTGTTTAAGCAGGAGCTTAAGGAGTCTAAACTCAAATCGGCAAAGTAG